In Populus trichocarpa isolate Nisqually-1 chromosome 16, P.trichocarpa_v4.1, whole genome shotgun sequence, a genomic segment contains:
- the LOC7467620 gene encoding uncharacterized protein LOC7467620 isoform X2 encodes MINSSNGMISTSSTSANTQSPGLKTYFKTPEGRYKLHYEKTHPSGLLHYAHGKTVTQVTLAIIKDKPAPSTPMAPPSGFSTGSGVRSAAARLLGASNGSRALSFVGGNGGSKSISSSSSSSSSSSRIGSLGTSCSSNSMINSNFDGKGTYLIFNVGDAIFITDLNSQDKEDPIKSIHFSNSNPVCHAFDQDAKDGHDLLIGLSSGDVYSVSLRQQLQDVGKKLVGAHHYNKDGSVNNSRCMSIAWVPGGDGAFVVAHADGNLYVYEKSKDGAGDSSFPVIKDQTQFSVSHARYSKSNPIARWHICQGSINGIAFSNEGAYLATVGRDGYLRVFDYSKEQLICGGKSYYGALLCCAWSMDAKYILTGGEDDLVQVWSMEDRKVVAWGEGHNSWVSGVAFDSYWSSPNSDGTGENVVYRFGSVGQDTQLLLWDLEMDEIVVPLRRCPPPGGSPTFSTGSQSSHWDSVIPVGTLQPAPSMRDVPKLSPVVAHRVHTEPLSGLVFTQECVLTVCREGHVKIWMRPGALDSQSGNSETIPSTSLKEKPLLSSKIGSSTYKQ; translated from the exons ATGATCAACTCCAGCAACGGCATGATTTCAACGTCATCGACGTCGGCGAACACGCAATCACCGGGGTTAAAGACTTATTTTAAAACCCCAGAAGGACGTTATAAGCTTCACTATGAAAAGACACATCCTTCTGGTCTCCTTCACTACGCCCATGGCAAAACTGTTACTCAG GTAACCCTAGCTATTATCAAGGACAAGCCTGCCCCATCAACACCGATGGCCCCACCTTCAGGTTTCAGTACGGGCAGTGGTGTACGATCAGCTGCTGCTAGGTTGTTGGGTGCTAGTAATGGAAGCCGTGCGCTTAGCTTTGTTGGAGGGAATGGTGGGAGTAAAAGTATTAGCAGTagcagtagtagtagtagtagtagtagtaggaTTGGATCATTGGGGACATCATGCTCAAGTAATTCCATgatcaattcaaattttgatggGAAAGGGACTTACTTGATCTTCAATGTAGGGGATGCCATCTTTATAACTGATTTAAATTCTCAAGATAAg GAGGACCCAATAAAATCGATCCATTTTAGTAATTCAAATCCTGTGTGCCATGCCTTTGATCAAGATGCTAAGGATGGACATGATTTGCTTATTGGCTTGAGTTCTGGGGATG TCTACTCAGTGTCACTGAGACAGCAATTACAGGATGTTGGAAAAAAGCTAGTTGGGGCCCATCATTATAACAAAGATGGTTCTGTTAATAATAG TCGTTGTATGAGTATTGCATGGGTTCCTGGAGGAGATGGTGCTTTTGTTGTTGCACATGCTGATGGTAATTTGTATGTCTATGAAAAG aGCAAGGATGGTGCTGGTGATTCTTCATTCCCTGTTATCAAAGATCAAACTCAATTCTCTGTTTCACATGCCCGCTACAGTAAG AGTAACCCAATTGCCAGATGGCATATTTGCCAAGGTTCAATCAATGGCATTGCTTTCTCAAATGAAGGGGCCTATTTAGCAACTGTTGGAAGAGATG GTTACTTGCGAGTCTTTGACTATTCAAAAGAACAACTTATATGTGGTGGGAAAAGTTATTATGGTGCTCTACTATGTTGTGCTTGGAG CATGgatgcaaaatatattttgactgGAGGAGAAGATGACCTAGTTCAAGTTTGGAGTATGGAAGATCGGAAGGTTGTTGCGTGGGGTGAAGGACACAATTCATGG GTAAGTGGAGTGGCTTTTGATTCATATTGGTCATCACCAAACTCAGATGGCACAGGGGAGAATGTTGTGTACCGGTTTGGTTCTGTTGGTCAG GACACACAGTTACTTTTATGGGATCTGGAAATGGATGAGATTGTAGTGCCATTACGTAGGTGCCCCCCTCCTGGTGGATCTCCTACTTTCAGTACTGGAAGTCAGTCTTCCCACTGGGACAGTGTTATCCCAGTTGGAACTCTGCAACCTGCTCCTAGCATGCGTGATGTTCCAAAGCTTTCTCCTGTAGTGGCTCACCGTGTTCACACGGAACCTCTTTCTGGTTTAGTATTTACGCAGGAATGTGTTCTTACTGTTTGTAGAGAGGGCCATGTAAAAATCTGGATGAGACCTGGAGCCTTAGATAGCCAGTCAGGCAACTCGGAAACCATCCCAAGTACCAGTTTGAAGGAGAAGCCATTATTGTCAAGCAAGATTGGCAGTTCTACATATAAGCAATGA
- the LOC7467620 gene encoding uncharacterized protein LOC7467620 isoform X1: MINSSNGMISTSSTSANTQSPGLKTYFKTPEGRYKLHYEKTHPSGLLHYAHGKTVTQVTLAIIKDKPAPSTPMAPPSGFSTGSGVRSAAARLLGASNGSRALSFVGGNGGSKSISSSSSSSSSSSRIGSLGTSCSSNSMINSNFDGKGTYLIFNVGDAIFITDLNSQDKEDPIKSIHFSNSNPVCHAFDQDAKDGHDLLIGLSSGDGKILTRVYSVSLRQQLQDVGKKLVGAHHYNKDGSVNNSRCMSIAWVPGGDGAFVVAHADGNLYVYEKSKDGAGDSSFPVIKDQTQFSVSHARYSKSNPIARWHICQGSINGIAFSNEGAYLATVGRDGYLRVFDYSKEQLICGGKSYYGALLCCAWSMDAKYILTGGEDDLVQVWSMEDRKVVAWGEGHNSWVSGVAFDSYWSSPNSDGTGENVVYRFGSVGQDTQLLLWDLEMDEIVVPLRRCPPPGGSPTFSTGSQSSHWDSVIPVGTLQPAPSMRDVPKLSPVVAHRVHTEPLSGLVFTQECVLTVCREGHVKIWMRPGALDSQSGNSETIPSTSLKEKPLLSSKIGSSTYKQ; encoded by the exons ATGATCAACTCCAGCAACGGCATGATTTCAACGTCATCGACGTCGGCGAACACGCAATCACCGGGGTTAAAGACTTATTTTAAAACCCCAGAAGGACGTTATAAGCTTCACTATGAAAAGACACATCCTTCTGGTCTCCTTCACTACGCCCATGGCAAAACTGTTACTCAG GTAACCCTAGCTATTATCAAGGACAAGCCTGCCCCATCAACACCGATGGCCCCACCTTCAGGTTTCAGTACGGGCAGTGGTGTACGATCAGCTGCTGCTAGGTTGTTGGGTGCTAGTAATGGAAGCCGTGCGCTTAGCTTTGTTGGAGGGAATGGTGGGAGTAAAAGTATTAGCAGTagcagtagtagtagtagtagtagtagtaggaTTGGATCATTGGGGACATCATGCTCAAGTAATTCCATgatcaattcaaattttgatggGAAAGGGACTTACTTGATCTTCAATGTAGGGGATGCCATCTTTATAACTGATTTAAATTCTCAAGATAAg GAGGACCCAATAAAATCGATCCATTTTAGTAATTCAAATCCTGTGTGCCATGCCTTTGATCAAGATGCTAAGGATGGACATGATTTGCTTATTGGCTTGAGTTCTGGGGATGGTAAAATCTTAACTCGAG TCTACTCAGTGTCACTGAGACAGCAATTACAGGATGTTGGAAAAAAGCTAGTTGGGGCCCATCATTATAACAAAGATGGTTCTGTTAATAATAG TCGTTGTATGAGTATTGCATGGGTTCCTGGAGGAGATGGTGCTTTTGTTGTTGCACATGCTGATGGTAATTTGTATGTCTATGAAAAG aGCAAGGATGGTGCTGGTGATTCTTCATTCCCTGTTATCAAAGATCAAACTCAATTCTCTGTTTCACATGCCCGCTACAGTAAG AGTAACCCAATTGCCAGATGGCATATTTGCCAAGGTTCAATCAATGGCATTGCTTTCTCAAATGAAGGGGCCTATTTAGCAACTGTTGGAAGAGATG GTTACTTGCGAGTCTTTGACTATTCAAAAGAACAACTTATATGTGGTGGGAAAAGTTATTATGGTGCTCTACTATGTTGTGCTTGGAG CATGgatgcaaaatatattttgactgGAGGAGAAGATGACCTAGTTCAAGTTTGGAGTATGGAAGATCGGAAGGTTGTTGCGTGGGGTGAAGGACACAATTCATGG GTAAGTGGAGTGGCTTTTGATTCATATTGGTCATCACCAAACTCAGATGGCACAGGGGAGAATGTTGTGTACCGGTTTGGTTCTGTTGGTCAG GACACACAGTTACTTTTATGGGATCTGGAAATGGATGAGATTGTAGTGCCATTACGTAGGTGCCCCCCTCCTGGTGGATCTCCTACTTTCAGTACTGGAAGTCAGTCTTCCCACTGGGACAGTGTTATCCCAGTTGGAACTCTGCAACCTGCTCCTAGCATGCGTGATGTTCCAAAGCTTTCTCCTGTAGTGGCTCACCGTGTTCACACGGAACCTCTTTCTGGTTTAGTATTTACGCAGGAATGTGTTCTTACTGTTTGTAGAGAGGGCCATGTAAAAATCTGGATGAGACCTGGAGCCTTAGATAGCCAGTCAGGCAACTCGGAAACCATCCCAAGTACCAGTTTGAAGGAGAAGCCATTATTGTCAAGCAAGATTGGCAGTTCTACATATAAGCAATGA